A stretch of the Arthrobacter stackebrandtii genome encodes the following:
- the cobA gene encoding uroporphyrinogen-III C-methyltransferase, which produces MARTRRTGRITLVGGGPGPADLLTVRASNALAAADVVYFDRLGPTEDLARLAPLATFVDVGKTPGHHKMAQEEITARMIDGAKTGLHVVRLKGGDPFVFGRGGEEMSAAVAAGIPVTVVPGVSSATAVPGAAGIPVTHRGTSHLFTVVSGHAPLTEREYRHLAGLGGTIVVLMGVGTLPSLVAGLRRAGLPNVTPVAVVERGFSHAQRTVTATLGSIVNAATSCRNPAVIVIGDVVALAPALAAANLPTNASLQTA; this is translated from the coding sequence ATGGCACGCACACGGCGCACGGGCCGCATCACCCTCGTAGGCGGCGGCCCCGGCCCTGCAGACCTCCTCACCGTCCGGGCCTCGAACGCGCTGGCGGCGGCCGACGTCGTCTACTTCGACCGGCTGGGGCCCACGGAAGACCTGGCGCGGCTGGCCCCCCTGGCCACGTTTGTGGACGTCGGCAAGACGCCGGGGCACCACAAGATGGCGCAGGAGGAGATCACCGCACGCATGATCGACGGCGCCAAAACAGGCCTGCACGTGGTGCGGCTCAAGGGCGGGGATCCGTTTGTCTTTGGCCGCGGCGGGGAGGAAATGTCCGCCGCGGTGGCAGCCGGCATCCCCGTCACCGTGGTGCCGGGGGTCTCCAGCGCCACGGCGGTGCCGGGCGCCGCGGGCATCCCCGTCACGCACCGCGGCACCAGCCACCTGTTCACCGTGGTCTCCGGGCATGCCCCGCTCACGGAGCGTGAATACCGGCACCTTGCAGGGCTCGGCGGCACGATCGTGGTGCTCATGGGCGTGGGCACCCTGCCGTCGCTGGTGGCGGGGCTGCGCCGGGCCGGATTGCCAAATGTTACGCCGGTGGCGGTCGTGGAGCGCGGTTTCAGCCATGCGCAGCGCACGGTCACCGCCACCCTCGGTAGCATTGTCAACGCCGCCACTTCCTGCCGGAACCCGGCGGTCATCGTGATCGGGGACGTCGTGGCCCTGGCCCCCGCGCTGGCGGCCGCCAACCTCCCCACGAACGCCAGTTTGCAAACAGCTTGA
- a CDS encoding uroporphyrinogen-III synthase, which produces MSETAENLPAAPLRGFRIGVTAHRRAGDLIEALERRGAQVLHAPALKIAPMEDEQVLHAETADVVAAAPDIVMVTTAYGMRRWCESADAAGQGEQLLAALANAAIYVRGPKARGAVRAAGLDDVGISADETTATLTSLVIADGVRGKTVAVQVHGFTDVAALDRLRAAGATVLTVTPYRWVSAEEGNRLGQLIDGVINRELDVVTFTSAPAVDAVLSTAAQLGRSEDFLAALRGTGPGTVVSAAVGPVTAAPLLQAGITPLVPERFRMGALIRLVCEHLEQTGVLRAESRGSTLEVRGQSLSVDGQPVQLAPAPLQLLKLLMAAGGGVLSHAELASGPDAPDADHALHMAVSRLRAALPDPSIVETVVKRGYRLR; this is translated from the coding sequence ATGAGCGAGACCGCAGAAAACCTCCCCGCCGCGCCGCTGCGCGGATTCCGGATCGGCGTGACCGCGCACCGCCGGGCGGGCGACCTCATCGAGGCGCTGGAACGGCGCGGCGCCCAGGTGCTGCACGCGCCGGCCTTGAAGATCGCCCCCATGGAGGATGAGCAGGTCCTGCACGCAGAGACGGCGGACGTGGTTGCCGCGGCACCGGACATTGTCATGGTCACCACCGCGTATGGGATGCGCCGCTGGTGTGAAAGCGCCGACGCGGCCGGGCAGGGCGAGCAGCTGCTAGCCGCCCTGGCGAACGCCGCCATCTACGTCCGCGGCCCCAAGGCGCGCGGCGCCGTCCGGGCGGCCGGCCTGGACGACGTCGGCATCAGCGCCGACGAGACCACCGCAACACTCACCAGCTTGGTCATTGCCGACGGCGTCCGGGGCAAGACCGTGGCCGTGCAGGTCCACGGCTTCACGGACGTCGCCGCGCTGGACAGGCTTCGCGCCGCGGGAGCCACCGTGCTGACGGTGACCCCCTACCGCTGGGTCAGCGCCGAGGAGGGGAACAGGCTGGGCCAGCTCATCGACGGCGTCATCAACCGCGAGCTGGACGTCGTCACCTTCACCAGCGCCCCCGCCGTGGACGCCGTCCTCAGCACGGCAGCACAGCTGGGCCGGTCTGAGGACTTCCTGGCGGCACTGCGCGGGACCGGCCCGGGCACGGTGGTCAGTGCCGCCGTCGGGCCTGTCACGGCGGCTCCTCTCCTTCAGGCCGGCATCACGCCCCTGGTACCTGAGCGGTTCCGCATGGGGGCGCTCATCCGGCTCGTCTGCGAGCACTTGGAGCAGACCGGCGTGCTTCGGGCTGAAAGCCGGGGGTCCACGCTGGAGGTGCGCGGACAGTCGCTGAGCGTCGACGGCCAACCCGTCCAGCTGGCCCCCGCTCCCCTGCAGCTGCTGAAGCTGCTCATGGCTGCCGGCGGCGGGGTGCTTTCCCACGCCGAGTTGGCGTCCGGGCCCGACGCCCCGGACGCCGACCACGCCCTGCACATGGCGGTCAGCCGGCTGAGGGCAGCCCTGCCGGACCCCTCCATTGTGGAAACCGTCGTCAAGCGGGGCTATCGCCTGCGGTGA
- the deoC gene encoding deoxyribose-phosphate aldolase — MSSNSPFAADPANGLAGYIDHTLLAPEASHADILRLCAEAAEHHFKSVCVNPVWVETAKKALLGTGVLTCTVVGFPLGTHNTDVKVFEARGATMDGADEVDMVINIASARALDREALVNDISAVAEVVHAEESILKVIIETSLLSDDEKVLACQAAVEAGADFVKTSTGFNGGGATAQDVALMRQTVGPDIGVKASGGVRTREKAEEMIAAGATRIGTSSGIAIVTGGAGTSSY, encoded by the coding sequence ATGAGCAGCAACAGCCCCTTCGCGGCAGATCCCGCCAACGGTCTGGCCGGCTACATCGACCACACCCTGCTGGCACCCGAGGCCAGCCACGCCGACATCCTGCGCCTGTGCGCCGAGGCGGCCGAGCACCACTTCAAGTCCGTCTGCGTGAACCCCGTCTGGGTGGAGACCGCCAAGAAGGCGCTGCTGGGCACCGGCGTGCTGACCTGCACCGTTGTCGGCTTCCCGCTGGGCACCCACAACACCGACGTCAAGGTCTTCGAGGCCCGCGGCGCCACCATGGACGGCGCCGACGAGGTCGACATGGTCATCAACATCGCCTCCGCCCGCGCCCTGGACCGCGAAGCCCTGGTCAACGACATCTCCGCCGTGGCCGAGGTTGTCCACGCCGAGGAGTCCATCCTGAAGGTCATCATCGAAACGTCCCTGCTCAGCGACGACGAGAAGGTCCTCGCCTGCCAGGCCGCGGTCGAGGCCGGCGCGGACTTCGTCAAGACCTCCACCGGCTTCAACGGCGGCGGCGCAACGGCCCAGGATGTGGCCCTCATGCGCCAGACGGTCGGTCCGGACATCGGAGTGAAGGCCTCCGGCGGGGTGCGCACGCGTGAAAAGGCGGAGGAAATGATCGCAGCCGGTGCCACCCGCATCGGCACCAGTTCCGGCATTGCCATCGTCACCGGCGGCGCGGGCACGTCTTCGTACTAA
- a CDS encoding N-acyl-D-amino-acid deacylase family protein has translation MFDLLITNALIVDGTGAPAQLGSIAVRDGKIASVGAGQPLAAAPATVVVDAAGDVVAPGFIDLHSHADFSIQGAPAAESQLMQGVTTVVTGNCGASPFPTHDLGQIRRAGAQFDAVFNGAWDDARGYAAATAEHRPGVNLVMQLGHTTLRAHVLGLANRPATDEELALMAGEIHLAAEQGVRGFTSGLVYAPGSFAGEREMQVLARAAAEAGLLYSTHMRNESDRLLDSLDEAIATSEAAGARLEISHLKAMGPANHGLPLIALERIESAHARGLDVAADVYPYAASSTTLTSRLPAFALDGGPAAMLKRLRDRHERPRVAAGIAERFGRDLDPTGVRIAGVGPSSGEDFSWGAGLSLTELGERLDCSPEEAALRVLEGHNGAVAIVNHAMSEADVEAVLAHPLVSVASDGWTLSVAGDGVPHPRSFGTFARVLGEYVRERGVLTLEEAVRKMTSLPASRIGLEERGTIVVGKVADLVRFDQGRISDRASYAQPRQLAFGVQDVWVGGRPAVSGGAMTAGRYGQVL, from the coding sequence ATGTTTGATCTCCTTATTACGAATGCACTGATTGTCGACGGTACGGGCGCACCCGCCCAGCTGGGTTCGATTGCCGTACGCGACGGGAAGATCGCGTCAGTTGGGGCCGGGCAACCCCTCGCTGCCGCCCCTGCCACTGTTGTAGTGGATGCGGCTGGCGACGTGGTGGCTCCCGGTTTCATTGACCTGCACTCCCACGCAGACTTCTCCATCCAAGGCGCCCCCGCAGCCGAATCCCAACTCATGCAGGGAGTGACGACCGTGGTCACGGGAAACTGCGGTGCCTCTCCCTTCCCAACTCACGATCTTGGCCAAATCCGCCGGGCCGGGGCCCAGTTTGACGCGGTCTTCAACGGTGCCTGGGACGATGCCCGCGGCTATGCTGCCGCCACTGCGGAGCACCGGCCGGGAGTCAATCTGGTCATGCAACTTGGCCATACGACACTGCGCGCACACGTTCTCGGCCTGGCCAACCGGCCGGCGACAGATGAAGAGCTCGCTTTGATGGCCGGCGAGATCCATCTCGCAGCTGAACAGGGCGTCCGCGGGTTCACCTCGGGGCTCGTGTATGCGCCCGGCTCTTTCGCTGGCGAACGCGAAATGCAGGTCCTGGCGCGAGCCGCCGCTGAAGCGGGGCTGCTCTACTCCACCCATATGCGCAACGAATCAGACCGCTTGCTCGATTCCCTCGATGAAGCGATTGCCACGTCCGAGGCCGCGGGGGCACGCCTTGAGATTTCTCATCTGAAGGCGATGGGACCGGCCAACCATGGGCTTCCGCTCATTGCGCTGGAACGCATTGAATCCGCTCATGCGCGGGGTCTTGACGTTGCAGCCGATGTGTACCCATATGCGGCATCGAGCACGACGCTGACGTCGCGGTTGCCTGCGTTTGCACTCGACGGTGGCCCAGCCGCGATGTTGAAACGTCTGCGTGACCGGCATGAAAGGCCGCGAGTGGCAGCAGGGATTGCCGAGCGCTTTGGACGTGACCTGGACCCAACCGGAGTGCGCATCGCAGGGGTGGGGCCATCGTCAGGCGAGGACTTCAGCTGGGGTGCAGGCCTTTCGCTCACCGAGCTCGGTGAGCGGCTGGACTGCAGCCCGGAGGAAGCCGCGCTGCGGGTGCTTGAGGGCCACAACGGCGCGGTTGCCATTGTCAATCATGCAATGTCGGAGGCAGACGTGGAGGCGGTGCTGGCGCATCCGCTGGTCTCTGTCGCCAGCGACGGGTGGACGCTGTCCGTTGCGGGCGACGGTGTGCCGCATCCCCGGTCCTTTGGGACTTTCGCACGGGTGCTGGGCGAATATGTGCGTGAGCGCGGGGTACTCACGTTGGAGGAAGCAGTCCGAAAAATGACGTCCCTGCCGGCCTCTCGAATTGGGCTCGAGGAGCGGGGAACCATCGTGGTTGGGAAGGTTGCCGATCTTGTGCGCTTTGACCAGGGGCGGATCAGCGACCGTGCGAGCTACGCACAGCCGCGTCAACTGGCCTTTGGTGTACAGGACGTCTGGGTTGGGGGCCGGCCGGCTGTCTCCGGAGGAGCCATGACGGCGGGCCGGTACGGCCAGGTGCTTTGA
- a CDS encoding Na+/H+ antiporter NhaC family protein, which yields MQTSTVPVGTAPKPKPWNSPANLVRAGLAVSGIVLALLVSPLVQATQGLPGGNPAALWGLLPIGLYAVLAFSGMSILASTLVALASALVLDVPTLPQAGDLLVGSLTNQVTIIGLIIALGAGVGGVLRETGVAQVIVAGVLRLVGQRGPRTVALGIMLACLVLVASLGTLAGALAIAAPLLIPVAARLGYTRISTATLMFIGGCAGLALAPFAGSNVAIMQAAEVGYGTYLLVGAGPLALLTLVVGMLWVPLVQRRSAKQGDFYSAAEAAEINTPITAVARKAAAIFAGLLAALVSVAIVTGIGIIFPLIALPILAIATGLGAKLPVRAWFAALGRGMWSMVGVFALFWLLAVLFLIIDRLQPFGTVLALLRPHLETSSPFIFSLIVALIGWVGVPGATAAQVVLIDKVFGPLAGEMGVGAGSWVVVLLFSSKADTYGPFPNPNMVGAMGLAHSKNLRMMLLTGWILLVPAALMYFLILFLGTR from the coding sequence ATGCAGACCTCCACTGTGCCCGTCGGCACTGCCCCGAAGCCTAAACCCTGGAACAGTCCAGCAAACCTGGTCCGTGCTGGCCTCGCCGTCAGCGGCATCGTACTGGCCCTGCTGGTTTCCCCGCTCGTGCAGGCGACGCAGGGCCTGCCCGGCGGAAACCCGGCAGCCCTGTGGGGGCTGCTGCCCATTGGGCTCTATGCCGTCCTGGCCTTCTCCGGCATGAGCATTCTCGCATCGACACTGGTTGCGCTGGCCTCTGCTCTTGTACTTGATGTGCCAACGTTGCCCCAAGCAGGTGATTTGCTGGTGGGCTCGCTGACCAATCAGGTCACCATCATCGGGCTGATCATTGCCCTGGGAGCCGGTGTAGGCGGCGTCCTGCGCGAGACCGGCGTCGCTCAGGTGATCGTTGCCGGCGTCCTGCGCCTTGTTGGACAGCGCGGCCCGCGCACCGTGGCACTCGGCATCATGCTGGCCTGCCTGGTGCTCGTTGCCTCACTGGGAACCCTTGCCGGCGCGCTGGCGATCGCAGCCCCGCTGCTCATCCCTGTGGCGGCCAGACTGGGGTACACGCGCATCTCCACTGCAACGCTCATGTTTATAGGCGGCTGTGCCGGGCTCGCGCTCGCTCCGTTCGCGGGAAGCAACGTGGCGATCATGCAGGCAGCCGAGGTGGGCTACGGAACCTACCTGCTCGTCGGTGCCGGTCCGCTCGCACTGCTCACGCTCGTTGTGGGAATGCTTTGGGTGCCACTGGTGCAGCGGCGCAGCGCCAAACAAGGAGACTTTTACTCAGCAGCCGAAGCCGCCGAAATCAACACCCCCATCACTGCCGTGGCGCGGAAGGCCGCGGCCATTTTTGCAGGGCTGCTGGCCGCCCTGGTCAGCGTGGCCATTGTGACGGGAATCGGGATCATCTTTCCGCTTATTGCGCTGCCAATTCTGGCCATTGCCACCGGCCTCGGCGCCAAGCTGCCTGTGCGGGCATGGTTTGCGGCGCTGGGTCGGGGCATGTGGAGCATGGTCGGCGTGTTCGCGCTGTTCTGGCTGCTGGCCGTGCTGTTCCTGATCATCGACAGGCTCCAACCCTTCGGCACCGTCCTGGCGTTGCTGCGGCCGCACCTTGAAACAAGTTCACCCTTCATCTTCTCGCTGATCGTGGCCCTCATCGGTTGGGTTGGCGTCCCTGGGGCAACTGCGGCCCAAGTGGTGCTGATCGACAAAGTATTCGGGCCACTGGCCGGTGAAATGGGAGTTGGCGCCGGGTCCTGGGTGGTTGTCCTGTTGTTTTCTTCGAAGGCGGACACCTATGGTCCCTTCCCCAACCCGAACATGGTAGGCGCCATGGGCCTTGCCCATTCAAAAAATCTGCGGATGATGCTGCTCACCGGGTGGATTCTTCTGGTTCCGGCGGCGTTGATGTACTTTTTGATTCTTTTTCTCGGAACGAGGTAA
- a CDS encoding helix-turn-helix transcriptional regulator, producing MLLNVSLAPPVGLISEEFPAGPRSYFVPVIRSSTVPRPHLLNELSELCGTAQLMLVEGPAGTGKTTALAQWADSTAHQPETLVWVTLYGDNASRGAFWIRVLAALQDAELAASDSFLARLDLSTLTDSLIQGAVHRSLMSVGVALTIVLDDFHHVSDPCIGEDVVSLLEAIRGLRIVVSSRTHSTLNQASVALRVERCYRNSASFAFSLHEVEELLQRHNVGELLQRHDDAGVPAGQAPPHSRAGKIYELSQGWPLAARAMVIEDSLPDAGSGFLVQDFAVSYVKTLLRTANSTERQLLLGTAVCNQFSVELASKTSGLNSGEADDAIHRLEAKGVLIQQDFRTGSRFSFHPALGEALASIARTLLLPEVVEEQEIIYAAWIEAERPELALAIQCRLRRLDEAATTLARHFSMLVSVLHESTRRALAQLPLSTVNRYPLLISARFVIDFERSSTPRIQLEVASNALITELERRHAIGIGFDFPEAGNLTAIHRMMGNGEQAAFFAGVTSQKLFASTVHLDPIFGPSATMAHAVVALAHLLNGSYRLAEMHYEKVHFLASLLEQSSEEARGMSGQALVAAMDGEISTSRKRIALASKAHHAGDWREHFGAANLGLAKAITALEDFDYTAAEAELELLATDMTARETWAMVATTVALATLVRIGPQAALGTLRQHMALHSARPPIVKAQDLALKKTEADLAMWTGNFAVAERILESADANNVGIKLSLARLRLSRGDFLGAELTALSCLESLQGSSQVSLRWRSEAALLAATAAWRDARVETATDAVALVGAELQRTGLRLPLLCVSFETLQLMFEATDQRFGTEFSDLLEHVPRFIVQEVVHEALTPAELKVLEALGHGGSIKATAEALYISANTVKTHTRRIYRKLGAASRTEALTTAAALNLLGNTSHPLNGAPAGGR from the coding sequence TTGCTGTTGAATGTTAGTTTGGCACCACCGGTGGGATTAATTTCGGAGGAGTTCCCGGCTGGTCCTCGCTCATATTTTGTTCCCGTTATTCGAAGTTCAACTGTTCCCCGACCCCATTTGCTTAATGAGCTCTCGGAACTTTGCGGCACCGCACAGCTCATGCTGGTTGAAGGTCCAGCTGGCACCGGCAAGACGACCGCGCTGGCCCAGTGGGCGGACTCCACCGCGCATCAGCCAGAAACATTGGTTTGGGTGACGCTGTACGGTGACAACGCCAGCCGAGGCGCGTTCTGGATTCGTGTCCTGGCGGCATTGCAGGATGCGGAGCTGGCAGCGAGCGACAGTTTCCTTGCCCGCCTGGATTTGTCGACACTGACGGATTCCCTGATTCAAGGGGCGGTCCACCGTTCCCTTATGAGTGTCGGGGTTGCCCTGACCATTGTTCTTGATGACTTTCACCATGTGAGCGACCCCTGCATCGGTGAGGACGTTGTTTCGCTTTTGGAAGCCATTAGGGGGCTCCGGATAGTTGTCTCCTCCCGGACACACAGCACGCTCAACCAGGCATCCGTGGCCCTACGGGTAGAACGGTGCTACAGGAACTCGGCGTCGTTTGCGTTTTCGCTGCACGAAGTTGAGGAACTACTGCAGCGGCACAACGTTGGGGAACTACTGCAGCGGCACGATGACGCCGGTGTTCCAGCCGGGCAGGCTCCTCCACATTCACGCGCAGGGAAGATTTACGAGCTCAGCCAGGGGTGGCCGTTGGCGGCCAGGGCCATGGTCATCGAAGACTCGTTGCCGGATGCCGGTTCTGGATTTCTGGTCCAGGACTTCGCTGTCAGCTACGTAAAGACTCTTCTTCGCACCGCCAATTCAACTGAACGGCAGCTTCTGCTGGGCACGGCAGTGTGCAACCAGTTTTCCGTAGAGCTCGCAAGTAAAACGTCAGGCCTCAATAGCGGTGAAGCAGACGATGCGATTCACCGATTGGAAGCCAAGGGCGTGCTGATCCAGCAGGATTTCAGAACGGGATCACGATTCTCGTTCCACCCTGCACTGGGGGAGGCGCTCGCCAGCATTGCCAGAACGTTGCTCCTGCCCGAGGTGGTTGAGGAGCAAGAGATAATCTACGCCGCATGGATCGAAGCCGAGCGTCCCGAACTCGCCCTGGCTATCCAGTGCAGGCTCAGGAGGCTCGACGAAGCAGCCACGACCTTGGCCCGACATTTCTCGATGCTCGTCAGCGTTCTTCATGAGAGCACCCGCCGTGCCCTCGCGCAGCTGCCACTGAGCACCGTGAATCGGTATCCACTGCTCATTTCCGCACGATTCGTCATTGACTTTGAACGCTCAAGCACACCCAGGATTCAACTGGAAGTTGCCTCCAATGCATTGATAACCGAACTGGAACGGCGCCACGCCATCGGAATCGGTTTTGATTTCCCTGAAGCGGGGAACCTCACCGCCATTCATCGCATGATGGGAAATGGGGAGCAGGCCGCCTTCTTTGCCGGGGTAACTTCCCAAAAGTTGTTTGCATCGACCGTCCATTTGGATCCCATATTTGGCCCCTCGGCCACGATGGCCCATGCGGTCGTGGCCCTGGCACACCTGCTTAATGGGAGTTACCGACTGGCCGAAATGCATTACGAGAAGGTTCATTTTTTGGCCAGTCTGTTGGAGCAATCTTCCGAAGAAGCCCGCGGCATGAGCGGCCAAGCACTTGTTGCAGCCATGGATGGTGAAATTTCCACATCTCGGAAGCGTATTGCCTTGGCATCAAAGGCACACCACGCCGGAGACTGGCGGGAGCACTTCGGTGCAGCAAATTTGGGGCTCGCGAAGGCAATTACGGCGCTCGAAGACTTCGATTACACAGCAGCGGAGGCGGAATTGGAGCTGCTGGCAACAGATATGACCGCGCGCGAAACCTGGGCGATGGTTGCCACTACTGTTGCCCTGGCCACCTTGGTCAGGATCGGTCCACAGGCAGCCTTGGGCACGTTGCGCCAACACATGGCCCTACACAGTGCGCGACCACCGATCGTGAAGGCCCAGGACTTGGCTTTGAAGAAGACGGAGGCGGACTTGGCCATGTGGACGGGCAACTTCGCTGTTGCCGAGCGCATTCTGGAAAGTGCGGACGCCAATAATGTCGGCATAAAGCTGTCCCTGGCCCGGCTGAGGTTGTCGCGGGGTGACTTCTTGGGAGCAGAACTGACGGCGCTTTCCTGTTTGGAATCGCTGCAGGGTTCCAGCCAGGTTTCACTGCGCTGGCGGTCTGAAGCAGCACTGCTGGCGGCCACTGCCGCCTGGCGTGATGCCCGCGTGGAAACTGCTACGGACGCTGTTGCGCTGGTTGGGGCTGAGTTGCAGCGAACCGGGCTGCGCCTACCATTGCTGTGCGTCTCCTTTGAAACCTTGCAGTTGATGTTCGAGGCTACGGACCAACGATTCGGCACAGAATTCAGCGACCTGCTGGAACACGTGCCACGCTTCATTGTCCAAGAGGTAGTCCACGAGGCGTTGACCCCGGCCGAACTAAAGGTACTTGAGGCGCTCGGGCACGGAGGCAGCATCAAAGCGACCGCCGAAGCACTGTATATCTCAGCAAACACTGTCAAAACGCACACCAGACGCATTTACCGCAAGCTGGGCGCAGCCTCGCGCACGGAAGCCTTGACCACTGCTGCGGCGTTAAACCTGCTGGGCAATACCAGCCACCCCCTGAATGGTGCGCCGGCGGGCGGACGGTGA
- a CDS encoding helix-turn-helix domain-containing protein has protein sequence MTDFNEVHGWASLSGYKTFKFHLSGENRKVEEKILKFSALEIIDQQVPANTYVKGLRFNAFAVAHIRVSPMTVVWNRKRLSSQRRHMFVLVNKGTVQLRGDATTAIAPEGGVGVVFSGSSSAVIEITSDTEMAFFSFDQNEIRPLAFSSAEVGNIRTDSPIFRAAYAYICGVVDSPDDQDVGSSQVLRELTREVARALALEASSVAPVMDTVAHARQVIERRYRAIAFTPGDVADEIGLSRRSLERACADQDISLADELRARRTSHARHLLPERPHLPLSEIASLSGFSSVEVMRRAFWRFYGESPSTIRKNPVATAESDALHSAD, from the coding sequence ATGACAGATTTTAATGAGGTGCACGGGTGGGCCTCCCTGAGCGGGTACAAAACGTTCAAATTTCACCTCAGTGGGGAAAACCGGAAAGTTGAGGAGAAGATTCTCAAATTCTCCGCTCTGGAGATCATCGACCAACAAGTGCCCGCCAACACGTACGTCAAGGGGCTTCGCTTTAACGCGTTCGCAGTGGCCCATATTCGTGTCAGTCCCATGACAGTGGTGTGGAACCGGAAGCGGTTGTCTTCACAGCGGCGCCATATGTTTGTCCTGGTCAACAAAGGGACTGTCCAGCTCCGAGGGGATGCCACAACGGCCATTGCGCCAGAGGGGGGAGTCGGCGTTGTCTTTTCGGGGTCCAGCTCGGCCGTGATTGAGATAACAAGCGACACTGAGATGGCCTTCTTTTCCTTCGATCAGAACGAGATCAGGCCGCTGGCGTTCTCCTCTGCCGAAGTGGGAAACATCCGCACGGATTCTCCGATCTTCCGGGCCGCATATGCCTACATCTGCGGCGTCGTCGATTCCCCTGATGACCAGGATGTTGGCAGTTCCCAGGTTCTGCGTGAACTCACGCGGGAAGTTGCCCGGGCGCTCGCCTTGGAAGCCTCGTCGGTTGCGCCGGTGATGGACACCGTGGCCCACGCACGGCAAGTCATCGAGCGGCGGTACCGCGCCATTGCCTTTACTCCCGGGGACGTTGCCGACGAAATTGGCCTCTCTCGGCGTTCGCTGGAGCGTGCCTGCGCCGATCAGGACATCAGCCTGGCCGACGAGTTGCGTGCGCGTCGAACCAGTCATGCGCGCCACCTGCTGCCCGAACGACCGCACCTGCCCCTTAGTGAGATTGCGTCCTTGAGTGGATTCAGCTCCGTGGAGGTGATGCGGCGTGCTTTTTGGCGTTTTTACGGCGAATCCCCGTCCACGATCAGGAAGAATCCGGTGGCCACGGCGGAAAGTGACGCACTCCACTCTGCGGATTAA